The genomic interval AACTCGGAGCGGAGGATGCCCAGGGTCCAAAGGGGGTTGCGCCCAGCAGGCACGGTGGCGGGTGCGGCTTCAGCCTGCGACATCGAATCCCTCTCCCGTCAGGGCCACGAACGCGTCCTCCAGCGAAGCCCGTTCCACCCCGAACGCCCGCACCCGCACGCCCGCCCGCACCAGCGCCGCGTTGAGATCGGCCGCATCCACCGTGCCCGGCGGGGCGTCCGCGCGGACGCGGTCGCCGTCCACCGTGATGCCCGTGACGCCCTGCTCCTTCAGCACCCGCGCCGCGTCCGCCGGGTCCGGCGTGGTGACCGCCAGCCGGCCGCCCGTGGCCAGGCCCGCGACCGGGCCCTGGGTGAGCAGGCGGCCCCGGGCCATCACCGCCGCGTGCGTGCAGACCTGCTCGATCTCGTCCAGCAGATGGGAGGAGAGGAAGACCGTGGTGCCGTCCGCCGCCAGCTCCCGGACCAGGGCGCGGATCTCGCGCATGCCCTGCGGGTCCAGGCCGTTGGTCGGTTCGTCCAGGACGAGGAGCCGGCGCGGCCGGAGCAGGGCGGCGGCGAGGCC from Streptomyces drozdowiczii carries:
- a CDS encoding ABC transporter ATP-binding protein; the protein is MAAPSPVIETRGLTKRYRGGQLAVDGLDLSVPGGSVFGFLGPNGSGKTTTIRMLMGLIAPTSGTASVLGRPMPDASRTVLPEVGALIEGPALYGFLSGRDNLLRFDRADPTADPRTRAARVGEALDRVGLAPAAGKKARAYSLGMKQRLGLAAALLRPRRLLVLDEPTNGLDPQGMREIRALVRELAADGTTVFLSSHLLDEIEQVCTHAAVMARGRLLTQGPVAGLATGGRLAVTTPDPADAARVLKEQGVTGITVDGDRVRADAPPGTVDAADLNAALVRAGVRVRAFGVERASLEDAFVALTGEGFDVAG